A window of the candidate division Zixibacteria bacterium HGW-Zixibacteria-1 genome harbors these coding sequences:
- the nadE gene encoding NAD(+) synthase, with protein MDFNKNSLRIDAEKVTAELCELILKQVRGTMKKGGAVVGISGGIDSSVVSALCARALGPEKVLGIMMPEKESAGESKDLAQILAGKFGFETTVETISGGLEGMGCYARRNEAILSVFPDFNEEKDKCKITIPTNILEKDTYNFFTLVVEKPDGTILSKRMPPAAYLQVVAASNFKQRLRMTTLYYHAERRNWAVAGTGNKDEHMQGFFVKYGDGGADLKPIAHLFKIQVYQLAEYLGVPKEIIGRTPTTDTYSAEVTQEEFFFGLDFYRMDMLWHALENNVSPEKAAGVLGLSVEQVKRGYANIDRKIKATEYLRMPPLEVE; from the coding sequence TTGGACTTTAATAAAAACAGCCTTCGTATTGACGCCGAAAAAGTTACGGCTGAGTTGTGTGAGTTGATTCTCAAACAGGTGCGCGGCACCATGAAAAAGGGCGGGGCGGTCGTCGGTATTTCCGGCGGGATTGATTCTTCCGTCGTGTCGGCCCTTTGTGCCAGAGCCCTGGGGCCTGAAAAGGTTCTGGGAATTATGATGCCTGAAAAGGAATCGGCCGGTGAAAGTAAGGATTTGGCGCAGATACTGGCCGGCAAATTCGGGTTTGAAACGACCGTCGAGACCATCTCAGGCGGTTTGGAGGGAATGGGCTGCTATGCCAGAAGGAACGAGGCTATTTTATCGGTCTTTCCGGATTTTAATGAGGAAAAGGACAAATGCAAGATCACCATCCCGACCAATATTCTCGAAAAAGATACCTATAATTTCTTCACCCTGGTTGTTGAAAAGCCGGACGGGACCATTTTATCAAAGCGCATGCCTCCGGCGGCCTATCTTCAGGTTGTGGCCGCCTCCAATTTCAAGCAGCGGCTTCGCATGACCACTCTTTATTACCATGCCGAGAGACGCAACTGGGCGGTGGCCGGCACCGGTAACAAGGATGAACATATGCAGGGATTTTTTGTTAAGTATGGCGACGGCGGCGCCGATCTCAAGCCGATTGCTCACCTTTTCAAGATCCAGGTTTATCAATTGGCCGAGTACCTTGGCGTTCCGAAAGAAATAATCGGGCGGACACCAACCACCGACACATACAGCGCTGAAGTCACCCAGGAAGAATTCTTTTTCGGGCTGGATTTTTACCGGATGGATATGCTCTGGCATGCACTGGAGAATAATGTTTCTCCGGAAAAGGCCGCCGGTGTGCTCGGTTTGTCGGTCGAACAGGTAAAACGCGGTTACGCGAATATTGATAGAAAAATTAAAGCGACGGAATATTTAAGAATGCCACCGCTCGAGGTGGAATAG
- a CDS encoding acyl carrier protein, which produces MAIADQVQVQKKLKDFITETFLVGSDISNIAENDSFMEKEIIDSTGVLELTAFVETEFGINIEDNEMIPDNLDSIAKLVKFIARKSG; this is translated from the coding sequence ATGGCCATTGCAGATCAGGTTCAGGTCCAGAAAAAGCTGAAAGATTTCATCACCGAAACATTCCTTGTGGGAAGTGATATAAGCAATATTGCTGAAAATGATTCTTTCATGGAAAAGGAAATTATCGACTCCACCGGTGTCCTGGAATTGACCGCATTTGTGGAAACAGAATTTGGAATCAATATCGAGGACAATGAAATGATCCCGGACAATCTTGATTCCATCGCAAAACTGGTAAAATTTATTGCCAGGAAATCAGGCTGA
- a CDS encoding AMP-dependent synthetase: protein MNIFGILENGAAGFPDNCAMVHQDRRITYRELYGLADRIGSYLSGIDLKKGSRVALLFDNSIEYVAVFFGIFRAGYVAVPVDTSLKPEKMGFIIKDCGAEILFLQSKFVRHLDKIIGESSSLTMVISNKKIKPERSGIKMAGLDEILESGPDHKIHSESSELPTGKMPTVEEMYSKVSESPTDLGAIFYTSGSTGAPKGVMLSHRNLVSNTVATVDYLKLSEKDKIMVILPFYYIYGNSLLLTHILIGGTLVIDNRFLYPEVILDTMEKEKATGFSGVPSNFIILLNNSTFPTRKLEHLRYFTQAGGAMAPEIVRKLINAFSHKEIYIMYGQTEAAPRVSWLPPERLMDKIGSIGIPVPRVEIKIVDDNGQESPPGESGELITRGDNVMLGYWNQPEETKQVVRDGWLYTGDLARKDEEGYIYITGRKKEIIKTGGNRVSTKEIEECLLEHESVLETAVFGIPDELLGEAIKAVVVLKDGCRASVKEIQTYCKTRLADHKSPKVVEFMEALPKYQSGKVNKMLLKNIV, encoded by the coding sequence ATGAATATCTTTGGCATATTAGAAAATGGGGCCGCCGGATTTCCGGATAATTGCGCTATGGTTCATCAGGACCGCCGCATTACTTATCGGGAACTTTATGGCCTTGCCGACAGAATCGGATCTTATCTCAGCGGAATTGATCTGAAGAAAGGTTCGCGGGTTGCGCTGCTTTTCGATAATTCGATAGAGTATGTCGCTGTTTTCTTCGGTATTTTCAGGGCCGGATATGTGGCTGTGCCTGTCGACACTTCATTAAAGCCTGAGAAAATGGGCTTTATTATTAAGGACTGCGGGGCGGAAATACTGTTTCTCCAGTCGAAGTTCGTCAGGCATCTGGATAAAATTATCGGGGAATCTTCCTCTCTGACAATGGTTATTTCCAATAAGAAAATCAAGCCGGAACGGAGCGGAATTAAAATGGCGGGCCTTGATGAAATACTGGAAAGCGGACCGGACCATAAAATTCATTCCGAATCATCGGAGTTACCAACAGGCAAAATGCCGACTGTGGAGGAAATGTACTCAAAGGTATCCGAATCACCCACCGATCTTGGGGCGATTTTTTATACCTCGGGCAGTACCGGGGCGCCCAAGGGGGTCATGTTGTCGCATCGGAACCTTGTTTCCAACACGGTTGCCACTGTCGATTATCTCAAGCTTTCCGAAAAAGATAAAATCATGGTGATCCTGCCGTTTTATTACATTTATGGCAACTCTCTGTTGCTGACGCATATTCTGATCGGCGGTACTCTGGTTATTGACAATAGATTCCTGTATCCCGAGGTGATTCTGGATACCATGGAAAAGGAAAAGGCAACCGGGTTCTCGGGGGTTCCATCGAATTTTATTATTCTGCTGAATAACTCGACTTTCCCGACTCGAAAGCTGGAGCACCTTCGCTATTTCACGCAGGCAGGCGGGGCCATGGCGCCGGAAATTGTCAGGAAGCTTATCAATGCCTTTTCGCATAAAGAGATTTATATCATGTACGGCCAGACCGAAGCCGCTCCTCGGGTTTCCTGGCTGCCGCCGGAGCGGTTAATGGATAAAATCGGTTCGATTGGAATACCGGTGCCGCGAGTCGAGATAAAAATAGTTGATGATAACGGTCAAGAATCTCCGCCCGGAGAATCAGGGGAACTGATCACCCGCGGCGACAATGTCATGCTGGGCTACTGGAATCAGCCCGAGGAGACGAAACAGGTTGTCCGGGACGGCTGGTTATATACCGGTGATCTGGCGCGTAAGGATGAAGAAGGGTATATATATATAACGGGGCGTAAAAAGGAAATTATCAAGACGGGCGGCAACAGGGTCAGCACCAAAGAAATCGAGGAATGTCTTCTCGAGCATGAGAGCGTCCTGGAAACGGCTGTGTTCGGCATACCCGATGAATTATTGGGCGAAGCCATTAAGGCTGTCGTCGTTTTGAAGGATGGCTGCCGAGCCTCCGTCAAAGAAATTCAGACTTATTGCAAGACCCGGCTGGCCGATCATAAGTCACCCAAAGTAGTGGAATTCATGGAAGCTTTGCCCAAGTATCAATCCGGCAAAGTAAATAAGATGCTTCTCAAGAATATTGTATGA
- the nadE gene encoding NAD(+) synthase: protein MKFSKNIIKTDPEYEAGLVQDFLAAQVKGIPKRDGIIVGVSGGVDSAVVAALAVRAVGKENVMGMILPEKESNPISAEYALKAINKLGIRHLKVDLTANVASFKAYENRDKVIKEIFPDYGPNHKFNIHLPQNLLDVDRYNYYTLRVDDGKGNVQEKRLTKKQLLAITAAANVKIRSRMIALYYWGEQYNYMVAGTTNKTEFILGDYCKYGDGGTDVECVSHLYKMNIYELAEYLDVPVEIRERTPSPDTFSLPVSDIDFYFCLPFHLLDPLLYAWEYGISAFEAAKVLDLSEEQVKRAFRDFQSKHTSTEHIRVLPGSIERDWIKYTDRKALKPTV from the coding sequence ATGAAATTTTCAAAGAATATCATCAAGACCGATCCGGAGTATGAAGCCGGCCTGGTTCAGGATTTTCTGGCCGCTCAGGTCAAAGGAATTCCCAAAAGGGACGGCATCATTGTTGGTGTCAGCGGCGGCGTCGATTCGGCGGTCGTGGCGGCATTGGCCGTTAGAGCGGTTGGCAAGGAAAATGTCATGGGTATGATATTGCCGGAGAAGGAATCCAATCCGATCTCGGCCGAATATGCCCTCAAAGCCATCAACAAGCTCGGGATCAGACATCTCAAAGTTGACCTGACCGCTAATGTTGCAAGTTTTAAGGCCTATGAAAACCGCGATAAGGTTATCAAGGAAATATTTCCCGATTACGGCCCGAACCATAAATTCAATATCCATTTGCCACAGAATCTCCTCGATGTCGACCGCTATAATTATTACACGCTTCGTGTCGATGATGGCAAAGGCAATGTTCAGGAAAAACGGCTTACCAAGAAGCAGTTACTTGCCATAACGGCCGCGGCTAATGTCAAAATCAGGTCAAGAATGATCGCACTGTATTATTGGGGAGAGCAATACAATTACATGGTGGCGGGAACGACCAATAAGACCGAATTCATTCTGGGAGATTACTGCAAATACGGCGATGGCGGGACCGATGTGGAATGTGTTTCGCATCTTTACAAGATGAATATTTACGAATTGGCCGAGTATCTCGATGTTCCGGTCGAAATCCGTGAAAGGACACCCAGCCCGGATACTTTCAGTCTGCCGGTTTCTGATATCGATTTTTATTTCTGCCTGCCGTTCCATCTTCTTGATCCTTTGCTATACGCCTGGGAATATGGTATCAGCGCCTTCGAAGCGGCCAAGGTCCTTGATTTAAGCGAGGAGCAGGTAAAGAGAGCCTTCCGTGACTTCCAGTCAAAGCACACTTCGACGGAACATATCCGGGTTCTTCCCGGGTCAATCGAGCGCGACTGGATCAAATATACAGATCGGAAGGCACTCAAGCCGACGGTTTGA